A genomic stretch from Synechococcus sp. MU1643 includes:
- the purB gene encoding adenylosuccinate lyase, giving the protein MIERYTLPEMGAVWSEQAKFQSWLDVEIAATEANCRLGRVPEEALDTIKAKASFEVERILEIEAEVRHDVIAFLTNVNEHVGDAGRHIHVGMTSSDVLDTGVALQLKRSVALLRTELDALADALLELARAHKGTEMIGRSHAIHGEPITFGFKVAGWLAETERNRIRLERLEQDVAVGQVSGAMGTYANTDPQVEAIACEILGLTPDTASTQVISRDRHADYVQTLALVGASLERFSTEIRNLQRTDVLEVEENFAKGQKGSSAMPHKRNPIRSERISGLARVLRSYTIAALENVALWHERDISHSSTERMMLPDCSVTLHFMLREMTSVVKGLGIYPENMRRNMNVYGGVVFSQRVLLALVDTGMSREEAYRVVQRNAHTAWNTDGGNFRANLEADADVSSRLSAAQLADCFSTELHQANLGVIWERLGI; this is encoded by the coding sequence GTGATTGAGCGTTACACCCTTCCTGAGATGGGAGCCGTCTGGAGTGAGCAGGCAAAATTCCAGAGCTGGCTTGATGTGGAAATCGCTGCCACCGAAGCCAACTGCCGGCTCGGTCGCGTGCCAGAGGAGGCCCTCGACACCATCAAGGCGAAGGCCAGCTTCGAGGTAGAACGCATCCTGGAGATCGAAGCCGAGGTGCGCCACGACGTGATCGCCTTCCTTACCAACGTGAATGAGCACGTTGGTGATGCCGGGCGCCACATCCATGTGGGGATGACCAGCAGCGATGTGCTGGACACGGGCGTGGCCCTGCAGCTGAAACGCTCGGTGGCCCTGCTGCGCACCGAACTCGATGCCCTGGCAGACGCTCTGCTCGAACTGGCCCGAGCCCACAAGGGCACGGAAATGATTGGCCGCTCCCATGCAATCCACGGCGAACCGATCACCTTCGGGTTCAAGGTTGCCGGCTGGCTGGCGGAAACAGAGCGTAACCGCATCCGCCTGGAACGGCTGGAGCAGGATGTGGCCGTGGGTCAGGTGAGCGGCGCCATGGGCACCTATGCCAACACCGATCCCCAGGTGGAGGCCATCGCCTGCGAGATCCTCGGGCTCACCCCCGACACCGCCAGCACCCAGGTGATCTCCCGCGATCGCCATGCCGACTACGTGCAGACCCTCGCTCTAGTGGGCGCTTCCCTGGAGCGCTTCTCCACGGAGATCCGCAACCTCCAACGCACCGATGTATTGGAAGTGGAGGAGAACTTTGCCAAGGGCCAGAAAGGCAGCTCTGCCATGCCCCACAAACGCAACCCGATCCGCAGCGAGCGGATCAGCGGTCTGGCCCGGGTGCTGCGCAGCTACACCATTGCTGCTCTTGAGAACGTGGCCCTCTGGCATGAGCGCGACATCAGCCACAGCTCCACTGAGCGAATGATGCTTCCCGATTGCTCGGTGACCCTGCACTTCATGCTGCGGGAGATGACCAGCGTCGTGAAGGGTCTTGGGATCTACCCCGAGAACATGCGCCGCAACATGAATGTTTATGGCGGCGTGGTGTTCAGCCAGCGGGTACTGCTCGCCCTTGTGGACACTGGCATGAGCCGAGAAGAGGCCTACCGGGTCGTGCAGCGCAACGCCCACACCGCTTGGAACACCGACGGCGGCAACTTCCGAGCCAATCTGGAAGCCGATGCCGATGTGAGCTCACGGCTCTCGGCTGCGCAGTTAGCTGACTGTTTCAGCACCGAGCTGCATCAGGCCAACCTCGGCGTGATCTGGGAGCGGCTGGGCATCTGA
- a CDS encoding SDR family oxidoreductase, which yields MTQLAVSGASGKTGWRVVEEALERGQSVRAIVRPASVLPPALAQAEQQGRLEVCRLELDTAEALLHALQGCKALVIATGARPSINLAAPLQVDAWGVQAQVQACRSLGLKRVVLVSSLCAGRWLHPLNLFGLILVWKRVGERCLERSGLDWTVIRPGGLSEDDNRSTTEGVLVTDADQQQSNSIPRRLVAQVCLDALEQPLACGRILEITSSPGQPLQPLGQCLDQMPSRSQITPRLA from the coding sequence ATGACGCAATTAGCGGTGTCGGGCGCCTCCGGCAAAACCGGATGGCGCGTGGTGGAGGAGGCGCTTGAGCGTGGTCAATCGGTTCGAGCCATCGTTCGACCTGCGTCCGTGCTCCCCCCTGCCCTGGCCCAGGCCGAGCAGCAGGGGCGCCTGGAGGTCTGTCGCCTGGAGCTGGACACGGCGGAAGCGTTGCTCCATGCGCTGCAGGGCTGTAAAGCCTTGGTGATCGCAACAGGCGCTCGACCTTCGATCAACCTGGCGGCTCCCTTGCAGGTGGATGCGTGGGGAGTGCAGGCGCAAGTGCAGGCCTGCCGCTCCCTAGGGCTGAAGCGTGTTGTGCTGGTGAGTTCCCTCTGCGCCGGCCGTTGGCTGCATCCCCTCAACCTGTTCGGCCTGATCCTGGTCTGGAAGCGGGTGGGTGAACGCTGCCTCGAGCGAAGCGGCCTGGATTGGACCGTGATCCGGCCTGGAGGTCTCAGTGAAGACGACAACCGCAGCACCACCGAGGGCGTACTGGTGACCGATGCTGATCAACAGCAGAGCAACAGCATTCCGCGGCGTCTTGTGGCGCAGGTTTGCCTGGATGCTCTTGAGCAGCCGCTGGCCTGTGGTCGCATTCTCGAAATCACCAGCTCCCCTGGGCAGCCCCTGCAGCCCTTGGGGCAGTGCTTGGATCAGATGCCCAGCCGCTCCCAGATCACGCCGAGGTTGGCCTGA
- a CDS encoding Nif11-like leader peptide family natural product precursor, whose product MSTAQLRQFFAHISRDPSLREQVLQAVSADAAALIAQKLGYEVSGDELLRFSGKSSSGVSVTKIQHPGEYH is encoded by the coding sequence ATGAGCACTGCCCAACTCCGGCAATTTTTTGCTCACATCTCGAGAGACCCTTCTCTTAGAGAGCAGGTGCTGCAGGCCGTGAGTGCCGATGCTGCGGCCCTGATTGCCCAGAAGTTGGGCTACGAAGTCTCCGGCGATGAACTGCTGCGCTTCTCTGGCAAAAGTTCGTCAGGCGTGAGCGTCACCAAGATTCAGCACCCCGGCGAATACCACTAG
- a CDS encoding PAP/fibrillin family protein, with amino-acid sequence MGHHRDQLVDLLRQKPNDAGLQTLIERVEHEQPADLTNSANLLRGVWELHWSSSQQPWLRPSSGLENLQILDPEHGRGCNLLRLRGLLSALRGIRVRAEVQVASSQRVMVCFRQGGWVGPSLPNRQKLSWMRKVQQSTPAWLDITVLDEQPRICRGNVGTTFALLKRNNLNLKTFFGVCGLANMAGICQQAEPEPKGLHSI; translated from the coding sequence TTGGGGCATCACCGCGACCAACTGGTGGATCTGCTGCGGCAAAAGCCAAACGATGCAGGCCTGCAGACGCTGATCGAACGGGTGGAACATGAGCAGCCCGCCGACCTCACCAACTCAGCAAACTTGCTTCGCGGGGTCTGGGAGTTGCACTGGAGCAGTTCCCAGCAACCCTGGTTAAGGCCGAGCTCCGGGCTGGAGAACCTGCAGATCCTGGATCCAGAGCACGGACGCGGCTGCAATCTGCTGCGCTTGCGCGGCCTCTTAAGTGCTTTGAGGGGCATCCGTGTGCGGGCGGAGGTGCAGGTCGCCAGCAGCCAGCGGGTCATGGTGTGCTTTCGCCAGGGAGGCTGGGTCGGCCCCTCCTTACCGAACCGCCAAAAGTTGAGTTGGATGCGAAAAGTTCAGCAGAGCACGCCGGCATGGCTCGACATCACCGTGCTGGATGAACAGCCAAGGATCTGCAGAGGCAATGTAGGAACAACCTTCGCGCTGCTAAAGCGAAACAATTTAAATCTGAAAACCTTTTTTGGTGTATGTGGACTCGCAAACATGGCTGGAATTTGCCAGCAAGCTGAGCCAGAACCGAAGGGCTTGCATTCCATCTGA
- a CDS encoding DUF2808 domain-containing protein, whose protein sequence is MGRSEPRVYLGDYSLRRKGTSGLGAADVSESEEDLNILFNPVIQPGQTMNVVFRGFNPQFSIYQWSTELMADGEDPVRYVGPTLRLNVYEQDSYR, encoded by the coding sequence TTGGGCCGGTCCGAACCTCGCGTTTATCTCGGCGACTATTCCCTTCGCCGCAAAGGAACAAGCGGATTGGGTGCCGCTGATGTTTCAGAGTCCGAAGAGGACTTGAACATCCTATTCAATCCAGTAATCCAGCCGGGGCAAACTATGAATGTTGTGTTCCGTGGCTTTAATCCTCAGTTCAGTATTTATCAATGGTCAACGGAACTTATGGCAGATGGAGAGGATCCCGTCCGTTATGTCGGCCCCACCCTGCGTTTGAACGTTTACGAGCAGGATTCTTACCGGTAA